A stretch of the Denticeps clupeoides chromosome 6, fDenClu1.1, whole genome shotgun sequence genome encodes the following:
- the mark2a gene encoding serine/threonine-protein kinase MARK2 isoform X5, which translates to MSARPPFHPGTEHPISQSHSEPKAGGRSNMSRCRSSVSATGDEMPHVGNYRLLKTIGKGNFAKVKLARHILTGKEVAVKIIDKTQLNSSSLQKLFREVRIMKLLNHPNIVKLFEVIETEKSLYLVMEYASGGEVFDYLVAHGRMKEKEARVKFRQIVSAVQYCHQKCIVHRDLKAENLLLDADMNIKIADFGFSNEFTLGNKLDTFCGSPPYAAPELFQGKKYDGPEVDVWSLGVILYTLVSGSLPFDGQNLKELRERVLRGKYRIPFYMSTDCENLLKKFLILNPTKRGSLEQQIMKDRWMNVGHEDDELKPYVEPQPDYKDPKRTGQHGSVAGAWKRDLMLKMGFSQDEIQDSLVNQKYNDVMATYLLLDYRNSELDEGINLSLKPRPENDLTNSNAQSPSNQVQRSTNHKSRRATDQGSSSSSSKCPQGDNKHIAEDYGRKGSGSSAKVPASPLPTGERRKTTPTPSTNSVLSTGTTRSRNSPIPERATLGVHNGKDSTTPQRLPVPSPSAHNIHTGGTNFPRGVVSRSTFHAGQQRVARDQHVNGPPASPSLSHGNSQARRPGASGIFSKFTSKFVRRNLSFRFPRRSPYEGEGRDEASRPMLSTADKMEKGGTLGPAGDENRDSVSSSSPGSGQQVPSQYSSKDKPRSLRFTWSMKTTSSMEPSEMMKEIRKVLESNSCEYELRERFMLLCMSGNPSRDDFVQWEMEVCKLPRLSLNGVRFKRISGTSIAFKNIASKIANELKL; encoded by the exons TCTCACTCCGAGCCCAAGGCAGGGGGCCGCTCCAACATGTCACGATGCCGGAGCTCTGTGTCGGCCACCGGCGATGAGATGCCGCATGTTGGCAATTACCGTCTCCTGAAGACCATTGGCAAGGGCAACTTTGCAAAGGTGAAGCTGGCCAGGCACATCCTCACGGGTAAAGAG GTGGCTGTGAAGATCATTGATAAGACCCAGCTGAATTCCTCCAGCCTGCAGAAA TTGTTTCGTGAGGTGCGCATCATGAAACTCCTGAATCATCCAAATATTG TGAAGCTGTTTGAGGTGATCGAGACTGAGAAGTCACTCTACCTGGTCATGGAGTATGCCAGCGGAG GAGAAGTGTTTGATTACCTGGTGGCTCAtggaagaatgaaagaaaaagaagccaGAGTCAAATTTAGACAG ATAGTTTCTGCTGTGCAGTACTGCCACCAGAAGTGCATTGTCCACAGAGACCTAAAG GCTGAAAACCTTCTCTTGGATGCTGACATGAACATCAAAATCGCCGACTTTGGCTTCAGCAACGAGTTCACGCTGGGCAACAAGCTGGACACGTTTTGTGGCAGCCCGCCCTACGCTGCCCCAGAGCTCTTCCAGGGGAAGAAGTACGACGGCCCAGAGGTGGATGTGTGGAGTCTGGGAGTCATCCTATACACATTGGTCAGCGGCTCGCTGCCTTTTGATGGACAGAACCTCAAG GAGTTGCGTGAGCGTGTTTTGAGAGGGAAGTACCGGATCCCATTTTACATGTCCACTGACTGTGAGAACTTGCTGAAGAAGTTCCTCATTCTCAACCCCACCAAGAGGGGGAGTCTTGAG CAGCAGATCATGAAGGACCGGTGGATGAACGTGGGTCATGAAGATGATGAGCTTAAGCCGTATGTGGAGCCACAGCCTGATTACAAGGACCCCAAGAGGACAGGTCAGCACGGCAGCGTTGCAGGGGCATGGAAGAGAG ATCTAATGTTAAAGATGGGATTCTCTCAAGATGAGATCCAGGATTCTCTTGTAAACCAGAAATATAATGATGTCATGGCAACATACCTACTATTGGACTACAGGAACTCTGAG CTGGATGAAGGTATAAATCTTTCCCTGAAACCCCGCCCAGAAAATGATCTGACAAATAGCAATGCCCAGTCCCCCTCCAACCAGGTACAGCGCAGTACCAATCACAAGTCACGCAGGGCCACAGACCAGG GTTCTTCGTCATCTTCCTCTAAATGCCCTCAAGGAGACAATAAGCACATTGCAGAGGACTATGGGAGAAAAGGTTCTGGCAGCTCAGCCAAGGTGCCAGCCAGTCCTCTGCCTACAGGCGAGCGCAGAAAGACCACCCCAACCCCCTCCACT AACAGCGTTCTCTCCACTGGTACAACTCGCAGCCGAAACTCTCCTATTCCCGAACGAGCCACGCTCGGGGTTCATAACGGCAAggacag CACGACTCCCCAGAGGCTGCCAGTGCCGTCTCCCTCTGCACACAACATCCACACCGGTGGTACCAACTTCCCCAGAGGGGTGGTCAGCCGCAGCACTTTCCATGCCGGACAGCAGAGGGTCGCGCGAGACCAGCACGTCAATGGACCCCCGGCCTCGCCCTCACTCTCTCATGGCAACAGCCAGGCTCGCCGGCCCGGGGCCTCTGGAATCTTCAGCAAATTTACCTCGAAGTTTGTGCGCAG AAATCTGTCGTTCAGATTCCCCAGAAG GAGCCCGTATGAGGGGGAGGGTCGTGATGAGGCCAGCAG ACCCATGCTAAGCACAGCTGATAAAATGGAGAAGGGTGGCACCCTGGGTCCAGCAGGTGATGAGAACAGGGACTCTGTGTCCTCTTCCTCCCCTGGGTCTGGTCAACAAGTCCCTAGCCAGTATTCTAGCAAGGACAAGCCCCGTTCTCTGCGCTTCACCTGGAGTATGAAGACCACCTCGTCGATGGAGCCCAGCGAGATGATGAAGGAGATCCGGAAGGTTCTGGAGTCCAACAGCTGCGAGTATGAGTTGCGTGAGCGCTTCATGCTGCTCTGCATGTCAGGCAACCCCTCGCGCGACGACTTTGTCCAGTGGGAGATGGAGGTGTGCAAGCTGCCGCGCCTCTCGCTCAACGGCGTACGATTCAAGCGCATCTCCGGCACTTCCATCGCCTTCAAAAACATCGCTTCCAAGATAGCCAATGAGCTTAAGCTGTGA
- the mark2a gene encoding serine/threonine-protein kinase MARK2 isoform X4 — protein sequence MSARPPFHPGTEHPISQSHSEPKAGGRSNMSRCRSSVSATGDEMPHVGNYRLLKTIGKGNFAKVKLARHILTGKEVAVKIIDKTQLNSSSLQKLFREVRIMKLLNHPNIVKLFEVIETEKSLYLVMEYASGGEVFDYLVAHGRMKEKEARVKFRQIVSAVQYCHQKCIVHRDLKAENLLLDADMNIKIADFGFSNEFTLGNKLDTFCGSPPYAAPELFQGKKYDGPEVDVWSLGVILYTLVSGSLPFDGQNLKELRERVLRGKYRIPFYMSTDCENLLKKFLILNPTKRGSLEQIMKDRWMNVGHEDDELKPYVEPQPDYKDPKRTDLMLKMGFSQDEIQDSLVNQKYNDVMATYLLLDYRNSELDEGINLSLKPRPENDLTNSNAQSPSNQVQRSTNHKSRRATDQGSSSSSSKCPQGDNKHIAEDYGRKGSGSSAKVPASPLPTGERRKTTPTPSTNSVLSTGTTRSRNSPIPERATLGVHNGKDSFNTPGSRASTASAAAVLSSTSSHSRHHKSLSTSAHPSPTDLHTARPSTTPQRLPVPSPSAHNIHTGGTNFPRGVVSRSTFHAGQQRVARDQHVNGPPASPSLSHGNSQARRPGASGIFSKFTSKFVRRNLSFRFPRRSPYEGEGRDEASRPMLSTADKMEKGGTLGPAGDENRDSVSSSSPGSGQQVPSQYSSKDKPRSLRFTWSMKTTSSMEPSEMMKEIRKVLESNSCEYELRERFMLLCMSGNPSRDDFVQWEMEVCKLPRLSLNGVRFKRISGTSIAFKNIASKIANELKL from the exons TCTCACTCCGAGCCCAAGGCAGGGGGCCGCTCCAACATGTCACGATGCCGGAGCTCTGTGTCGGCCACCGGCGATGAGATGCCGCATGTTGGCAATTACCGTCTCCTGAAGACCATTGGCAAGGGCAACTTTGCAAAGGTGAAGCTGGCCAGGCACATCCTCACGGGTAAAGAG GTGGCTGTGAAGATCATTGATAAGACCCAGCTGAATTCCTCCAGCCTGCAGAAA TTGTTTCGTGAGGTGCGCATCATGAAACTCCTGAATCATCCAAATATTG TGAAGCTGTTTGAGGTGATCGAGACTGAGAAGTCACTCTACCTGGTCATGGAGTATGCCAGCGGAG GAGAAGTGTTTGATTACCTGGTGGCTCAtggaagaatgaaagaaaaagaagccaGAGTCAAATTTAGACAG ATAGTTTCTGCTGTGCAGTACTGCCACCAGAAGTGCATTGTCCACAGAGACCTAAAG GCTGAAAACCTTCTCTTGGATGCTGACATGAACATCAAAATCGCCGACTTTGGCTTCAGCAACGAGTTCACGCTGGGCAACAAGCTGGACACGTTTTGTGGCAGCCCGCCCTACGCTGCCCCAGAGCTCTTCCAGGGGAAGAAGTACGACGGCCCAGAGGTGGATGTGTGGAGTCTGGGAGTCATCCTATACACATTGGTCAGCGGCTCGCTGCCTTTTGATGGACAGAACCTCAAG GAGTTGCGTGAGCGTGTTTTGAGAGGGAAGTACCGGATCCCATTTTACATGTCCACTGACTGTGAGAACTTGCTGAAGAAGTTCCTCATTCTCAACCCCACCAAGAGGGGGAGTCTTGAG CAGATCATGAAGGACCGGTGGATGAACGTGGGTCATGAAGATGATGAGCTTAAGCCGTATGTGGAGCCACAGCCTGATTACAAGGACCCCAAGAGGACAG ATCTAATGTTAAAGATGGGATTCTCTCAAGATGAGATCCAGGATTCTCTTGTAAACCAGAAATATAATGATGTCATGGCAACATACCTACTATTGGACTACAGGAACTCTGAG CTGGATGAAGGTATAAATCTTTCCCTGAAACCCCGCCCAGAAAATGATCTGACAAATAGCAATGCCCAGTCCCCCTCCAACCAGGTACAGCGCAGTACCAATCACAAGTCACGCAGGGCCACAGACCAGG GTTCTTCGTCATCTTCCTCTAAATGCCCTCAAGGAGACAATAAGCACATTGCAGAGGACTATGGGAGAAAAGGTTCTGGCAGCTCAGCCAAGGTGCCAGCCAGTCCTCTGCCTACAGGCGAGCGCAGAAAGACCACCCCAACCCCCTCCACT AACAGCGTTCTCTCCACTGGTACAACTCGCAGCCGAAACTCTCCTATTCCCGAACGAGCCACGCTCGGGGTTCATAACGGCAAggacag CTTCAACACCCCCGGGTCCCGTGCCTCCACCGCCTCTGCAGCCGCTGTCctgtcctccacctcctcacACTCCCGCCACCACAAGTCCCTGTCCACGTCCGCCCACCCCAGCCCCACAGACCTGCACACAGCGCGGCCCAG CACGACTCCCCAGAGGCTGCCAGTGCCGTCTCCCTCTGCACACAACATCCACACCGGTGGTACCAACTTCCCCAGAGGGGTGGTCAGCCGCAGCACTTTCCATGCCGGACAGCAGAGGGTCGCGCGAGACCAGCACGTCAATGGACCCCCGGCCTCGCCCTCACTCTCTCATGGCAACAGCCAGGCTCGCCGGCCCGGGGCCTCTGGAATCTTCAGCAAATTTACCTCGAAGTTTGTGCGCAG AAATCTGTCGTTCAGATTCCCCAGAAG GAGCCCGTATGAGGGGGAGGGTCGTGATGAGGCCAGCAG ACCCATGCTAAGCACAGCTGATAAAATGGAGAAGGGTGGCACCCTGGGTCCAGCAGGTGATGAGAACAGGGACTCTGTGTCCTCTTCCTCCCCTGGGTCTGGTCAACAAGTCCCTAGCCAGTATTCTAGCAAGGACAAGCCCCGTTCTCTGCGCTTCACCTGGAGTATGAAGACCACCTCGTCGATGGAGCCCAGCGAGATGATGAAGGAGATCCGGAAGGTTCTGGAGTCCAACAGCTGCGAGTATGAGTTGCGTGAGCGCTTCATGCTGCTCTGCATGTCAGGCAACCCCTCGCGCGACGACTTTGTCCAGTGGGAGATGGAGGTGTGCAAGCTGCCGCGCCTCTCGCTCAACGGCGTACGATTCAAGCGCATCTCCGGCACTTCCATCGCCTTCAAAAACATCGCTTCCAAGATAGCCAATGAGCTTAAGCTGTGA